A section of the Parasteatoda tepidariorum isolate YZ-2023 chromosome 6, CAS_Ptep_4.0, whole genome shotgun sequence genome encodes:
- the LOC107445541 gene encoding PRELI domain-containing protein 1, mitochondrial — translation MKFFEGEDIFHYSWHQIAEVFWFRYPNPFSKHVRTEDVLYRKVEDGILHTMRLLTKTVRFTSFGYNIAIKNEPIIEESFIDPVNKTIRTCTWNIGTSVARIKELCFYKEKERSSFAVERKAWIERTRLYLPSLFESYLIHRFQKNVQKTCKGLEFVLAQKYPSSVAVEIKPSSFLDKEKICEKARKAKDIAASKTVPLFAAAYAAGADKQG, via the coding sequence atgaaattcttcgAGGgtgaagatatttttcattactcttggCATCAAATAGCGGAAGTGTTTTGGTTTCGCTATCCAAATCCATTTAGTAAACACGTAAGAACCGAAGATGTTTTGTACCGCAAGGTCGAAGATGGGATATTACATACAATGAGACTTCTAACCAAAACTGTAAGATTTACTTCTTTTGGGTACAACATAGCTATAAAAAACGAACCTATTATCGAAGAATCTTTCATCGATCCAGTCAATAAAACAATCAGAACATGTACCTGGAACATTGGAACTTCTGTTGCCCGCATTAAAGAGCTGtgcttttataaagaaaaagagagaaGTAGTTTTGCAGTGGAGCGTAAAGCCTGGATTGAACGAACGAGACTGTATCTGCCTAGCTTATTTGAATCGTATCTTATTCACAGGTTTCAAAAGAATGTGCAAAAAACTTGTAAAGGACTGGAATTTGTTCTCGCTCAGAAATATCCTTCATCAGTTGCTGTAGAAATCAAACCATCTTCTTTCTTAGATAAAGAGAAAATATGTGAAAAGGCTAGGAAGGCTAAAGATATTGCTGCATCTAAAACTGTTCCACTATTTGCTGCTGCTTATGCAGCTGGAGCTGATAAACAGGGTTAA